The genomic interval AATATTCTGCTCCAATGGGCCCCGGCATCGGATGCCGTGAGCGATGCGAAAAACATCAGCTATTTGATTTATCAGTCGACCCAGTCTGGAAAAGAAGATCTCACCACTCCGACCTTTCAGGTTCCTGCGCGCGATATCGTCCTGCCGCAATACCTCGTGACGAACCTGTCACCCCAGACGCCATATTATTTTGTAGTCAGAGCCAAGGATGAAGCGGGAAATCTGAGCGTGATCGATCCGACCCACCTGGTTGAACGTTCTGCAACGACTTTGCCGAGCCGTTCTTCCGGACCAGGACCGAATCTTTATTGCGCGGGAGGATACGCTGGCGAACAAGCTCTTTTTGCCGGAACATCGGTAGCAAACGTGACGGCGGTACTTTTTCCGACGCTCTCTTCGCCGACTTCAGCTTCTTCCAATAGTTTCAACGAGGTCCGGGCGACGATCCCGGCCGGCATCCAAAGCGGAGTCATTCAACTCACGCCTCCAGGTGGAACCACATATCCTGACCGGTTTCTTTTCTTTCCAGACGGAATGAACATAACCCATAATGGGAGTGACTCCAAGACTCCGTCTATTGCTGTTTCCGGATTGAATATTGGACTTGCCTGGATCGATACGAATCAGGGGCAGAGCTACTTTTCTCTTTCTACCGATGACGGGGGAACGTTTTCTAGTCCCGTGGCGGTATCTGATCTGTCTAGAGAAAGTTCTACTCCTCAAATTATTTTTGGTTCAGGTTCTACACCCCCTGTGTATGTTGCCTGGAGCGATTTTGATATTACGGGCATTAACTCGGATATTTATTTCAGCAAGTCGTTAACAAATGGCTCTTCATTTAGTGTTCCGATCAAGATCTCAGTTGATGGTGGACTATCGCTTCAGCCACGAATGGCATTCTCGGGCCCGCCACAGAATACCCTATCATTGGTCTGGGAAGATAATTCAGTTTTGTACGGCCTGACTTCGGTATGGGGCTCCACCTTTAATGACGTTTATGCGGTGGGCTACGAAGTGGGAAAGGGAGGAAATATTTACCATACTTCAAATCGTGGGAATAGCTGGACCAAACAGCTCTCAAATAATTCTTCGGCATTGAACGGCGTCTGGGGGAGCAGTGCGGGAGATGTGTATGCGGTCGGATCAGGAGGAACCATTCTCCATACCAATAATCAAGGTTTAACCTGGGCGACGACGACTGTCACTGCAGCGACCCTAAATAGCATATGGGGTTCCAGCATCAGCGATGTCTACGCAGTGGGAGATGGCGGTACGATTTTACACTTTAATGGCACATCCTGGTCTGCGGTCGCGGGCATTTCAAATACGATTAATCTCAAAGCGGTTTGGGGGAGTAGCGGGGCCGACGTATATGCGGTTGGATCGGGAGGGACTATTCTACATAGCAATAATCTGGGAGTAAGCTGGGGCACTACGAATGTTACCTCCGCAACTTTAAATGCCATCTGGGGAAGCGGTTCCTCTGATATTTACATCGCGGGTAATCTGGGGACCATTCTCTATAGTCAGGGGGGAGGAATCTGGTCCTCTCAGTCGACAGGCATTTCAACCGATTTAAAGACGATCTGGGGAACCACATTTCTTCCCACAGGAACGACTGTTCAACAGGAAGCAATCTATGCGGGTGGAGCGGGCGACAGGATCATCAAAAAAGGAGGATCTTTCCCTGTAGGTTCAGGTATTTCCTGGGATACAACCGGGGTAGCGGTGAGTGGAAATTTTACAGTGAGTAGTCTATGGGGATCCGTGGATTCAAGTGCCTCCGTAATTTACGGTGTCCAGGGGAATGGACCGGTTTTGCAATTTAATGGTGCAGAGTGGCAATATCTTCTTCGTCTGGAGACAACCTTGGGAGAGATTTTTTACGTACAGTCTACTGATGGAGGGGTCACCTTCACGCCTCCAAAAATCGTTTCCTCGGCGACCCCTTCAGGGCATCAAGCCTCCCAACCTGACCTGGTTCAAAATGGAAATAATCTGGCGGTGAGCTGGGTCGAGAGTCAGTCGGGCATTCATCTGGTGCAATCTTTTGATGACGGGTTGACTTTTACGCCGCCGAACCTGCTCGTCTCTCCCCTTCAAAACTCCTACTATCCCCAGAATCAAAAAATGGCCCTTACCGGCAATAGCGTCTATCTGGTTTGGGAAGATACGTCTGCACCTTCACCCGGCGTTGTACCCGGCATCCGCTTAACAGATGCATTTTCAATTTCGACGGGACTTTCTTCTACTTTCCCCCCATCTCAATTGATTAGTTGTCCCTTTCCGCCATCTCAATCGGGCAGTTGCACTGTAACAGCGAGACACCCTTCTGTGACTTATGTTCCGGGAACGACTACGTTGGTGGTCGCCTGGATCGATACGATCCAGCAAAAACTCGATAACAATATTTCTCAAAATGAAATATTTATTGTGACATCTCCCGATGGCGGAATTAGTTTTACCTCTCCCGCAAATTTTTCCTCCCCTTTTCAGGTTTCGTCGGATAATCCTGTAATGGTCAATGACGGCTCCAACATCTTGATGGTGTGGCAGCAGCAGTCTCCTCTCGCTGGGACAGCTAATCAAATTAGAGAGATCTATTTCAGCCATTTTTGAGAAATTGCTTGACATTTTGATAGGTCAAACCGAAAATTTAATTCCTTTTCGCGCAGGGTAAAAGCCGGAATCAGATAAAGAAGGAGTTTCCAAGTTTGAAGAACAAGTACGATCCCATTGAGGTTGAAAAAAAGTGGCAATCGATCTGGAGCGAAAGGCAATATTTCAAGGTATTGGACGAGTCTTCCAGGCCGAAATACTATTGTCTTGAAATGTTTCCCTATCCTTCCGGGAAAATCCATATGGGGCATGTCCGCGTTTATGCGATCGGAGATGTGATCTCCCGATACAAGAGACTCCGTGGTTTTCATGTTTTGCATCCGATGGGCTGGGACGCGTTCGGCCTTCCGGCCGAAAACGCCGCAATTCAAAAAGGGGTACATCCTGCGATCTGGACCATCAAAAATATCGAGACGATGAGAAAACAGCTCCAGTCGATGGGGCTCTCCTATGACTGGGAGAGGGAAGTGACCACCTGCGTTCCCGAATATTATCGATGGAACCAGTGGTTTTTCATCAAAATGTTTGAAAGAGGACTTGCCTATAAGAAAAAATCGTCGGTGAACTGGTGCCCTTCCTGTGCGACCGTCCTTGCGAATGAGCAGGTTGAAGAGGGAAAATGCTGGCGCTGTGAGTCGGTCGTTACGCAGAAGGAACTGGAACAGTGGTTTTTCAAGATTACCGCTTACGCCGAACAGCTGCTGGCAGACTGCGATCAATTGAAGAACTGGCCCGAAAGAGTCTTGACGATGCAGAAGAACTGGATTGGGAAGAGCGTGGGAGCGGAGATCGAATTTGAAATTGAAGGCCAAAACCGTTTTCTGTCTGTTTTTACTACGAGGCCAGACACTTTATATGGTATCAGTTTCATGAGTATTGCACCGGAACATCCCCTGGCGACGGTTCTGGTCAAAGGGACCCCGTACGAAAAGGAAGCACTTTCGTTTATCGAAAAAATAAAAAGTGAAGACAAAGAGAGCCGGATGTCGGAAACTGGCGAAAAAGAGGGCGTATTTACAGGTTCGTCCGTCATTCATCCTTTGACCGGGGAAAAAATACCCGTTTGGATCGCAAACTTTGTCCTGGTGGAATATGGCACGGGGGCGGTCATGGCTGTTCCTGCGCACGACCAGCGCGATTTCGAATTTGCCAAAAAATACGGCCTTCCTGTCAAGGTGGTAATTCAGTCTCCGGAGAAGGATATCGCCGCCGAGTTGCCCAAGGGAGCATTTGTTTCAGCGGGTTTGTTAGTCAATTCAGGGTCTTTTAATGGCCTTCACTCTGAAGAAGCCAAAGGAAAAATCACCGAACATCTTGAAAAAAAAGGGAAAGGGAAGAGTAAGACAAATTACCGGTTGAGGGATTGGGGTGTATCCCGACAACGTTACTGGGGAACTCCGATTCCGATGATTTATTGCGACACGTGCGGGATTCAGGCGGTTCCCGAAACGGATCTGCCCGTTCTCCTGCCAACCGATGTCCCCTTTAAGGGAGAAGGGGGGTCTCCCCTTGCCGAATCAAAAAGTTTTCTTGACGTGGCGTGTCCCAGTTGTGGCAGACCGGCCAGACGTGAGACCGATACGATGGACACCTTTGTCGATTCTTCATGGTATTTCATACGATATACTTCTCCTCATTCTGTTGACCAACCTCTTGATTCAATGAATGGAAAATTTTGGCTCCCGGTAGACCAATATGTGGGCGGGATCGAACATGCCGTTCTCCATCTCCTCTATTCCCGCTTTTTCACCAAGGTTCTTTATGATTTGGGTCTGGTCTCGATTCGTGAGCCGTTTACCAACCTTCTGACTCAGGGAATGGTGATTAAAGATGGCGCGAAGATGTCCAAATCGAAAGGGAATGTGGTGGATCCCGACTATTTGATTAAACGCTACGGTGCAGATACGTCGCGCCTGTTCTCGCTTTTTGCGGCTCCTCCCGAGAAAGATCTCGATTGGAACGATCAGGGAGTCGAAGGTTCTTTCAGATTCCTAAACAAGGTCTGGAATCTCTTTTTAACCTGGCAGACTGCTTTGGCCAAAATACAATCTGAGGGGAAGACTTCGACCCCAGAGGGAAAAATGCTTCTGAGGAAAACCCACCTGACGATCAAAAAAATTAGCGAAGATATGGAAAAGGATTTCCATTTTAATACGGCGGTGGCGGCGCTCATGGAGCTTTTTAATTCTGTGACGGAGTATGTTGCCGTTCCCGCCAAAGTGGACAAGGCTCTTCTCAAGTTTACGCTGGAAAATTTTGCTCTTCTACTCTCTCCCTTTGCACCGCACATTTCAGAAGAGCTTTGGGAAAATCTGGGAAAATCCGAACCAATCTTTGCACCTGCTGTCCGGTATCCCTGGCCCTCATTTGATTCTGCCGAGTTGATTGCGGAAGAAATGACCATTGTGATCCAGGTTAACGGGAAATTGAGAGGAAAGCTGGAAATCCCTTTTCAATCGGAA from Nitrospirota bacterium carries:
- a CDS encoding leucine--tRNA ligase, with the protein product MKNKYDPIEVEKKWQSIWSERQYFKVLDESSRPKYYCLEMFPYPSGKIHMGHVRVYAIGDVISRYKRLRGFHVLHPMGWDAFGLPAENAAIQKGVHPAIWTIKNIETMRKQLQSMGLSYDWEREVTTCVPEYYRWNQWFFIKMFERGLAYKKKSSVNWCPSCATVLANEQVEEGKCWRCESVVTQKELEQWFFKITAYAEQLLADCDQLKNWPERVLTMQKNWIGKSVGAEIEFEIEGQNRFLSVFTTRPDTLYGISFMSIAPEHPLATVLVKGTPYEKEALSFIEKIKSEDKESRMSETGEKEGVFTGSSVIHPLTGEKIPVWIANFVLVEYGTGAVMAVPAHDQRDFEFAKKYGLPVKVVIQSPEKDIAAELPKGAFVSAGLLVNSGSFNGLHSEEAKGKITEHLEKKGKGKSKTNYRLRDWGVSRQRYWGTPIPMIYCDTCGIQAVPETDLPVLLPTDVPFKGEGGSPLAESKSFLDVACPSCGRPARRETDTMDTFVDSSWYFIRYTSPHSVDQPLDSMNGKFWLPVDQYVGGIEHAVLHLLYSRFFTKVLYDLGLVSIREPFTNLLTQGMVIKDGAKMSKSKGNVVDPDYLIKRYGADTSRLFSLFAAPPEKDLDWNDQGVEGSFRFLNKVWNLFLTWQTALAKIQSEGKTSTPEGKMLLRKTHLTIKKISEDMEKDFHFNTAVAALMELFNSVTEYVAVPAKVDKALLKFTLENFALLLSPFAPHISEELWENLGKSEPIFAPAVRYPWPSFDSAELIAEEMTIVIQVNGKLRGKLEIPFQSEAEEIKEMALHDPKVREWIDGKKIGKVIYVEKKLVNIVVH